A window of the Kazachstania africana CBS 2517 chromosome 10, complete genome genome harbors these coding sequences:
- the PPR1 gene encoding Ppr1p (similar to Saccharomyces cerevisiae PPR1 (YLR014C); ancestral locus Anc_5.235), which produces MGNTKGENRVSKTACKKCSKETPHLGIPKSRSACKRCRAKKIKCDQEFPSCGKCAKVNEPCVSIDPATGEDIPRSYVLFLEDRLSAMMRRLKEFGVDPAQIKGNIPATSNDDPCNLKMYKNAKKNNRKGGFHLNDDLLASFLIKKGKTLKREPDNQQAISPSTNMEPITSLPETGSSVEYDTKPLEFQESNDHFSKLGSSKMDEANSFLGDSSGISFAKLVLTAANFSPESLHNEADEEIEQNLSNLVSGEAIESSLKFAPLDLPTREEAERWIVRFFIDTNSQLPIFHRELFLKKYFEPVYGPWNPEISLVSDSNKINTAFELPESMLDSARADEDDINIDPSIPWYNTWETLKNMGETIKLPSRLKKPFFFLNIVFAIGHSTQVLLADTRKVVTFKKRALHFSNVVFSSNDRLEALAGTLLLADYSIMRPSVPGVWYLMGSVLRLTVDLGLHSEILNSNYDPFTREIRRRLFWSVYALDRQVCSYFGRPFGIPEENITTRYPSILDDSVIVAKNFVLDDYSDATSQCASSKVIAMAMFKVRKIQADIVKILYAPNSELPRGFSDFEQWRDSARNKLDKWYSIEVPKSFDAMNCKFNIFFFDLNYHYSKLILYGLAPKCPVLNEKAFQIVLESSKGTIDVFDGLCNKQKLTYTWVAVHNIFMTGMTYLYVTYYANKTFNENEETVKEYTAKVLNVLRNLIGTCNAAKNCYKMYKTLSAVVVSLKYGSNKNVKNIDAKVTDENDPPNAELFSTIPDISMDNFDIPLEEFFTELEKVSANNLNTGTEQSLVMTDPLLSTGTVPNVPKLDANSFDAASLQGNEDNNLVNLLYQATSHSLWDDFFVKGNGVNSNDMEMHIAHFNGSL; this is translated from the coding sequence ATGGGTAATACGAAGGGTGAAAATCGTGTTAGCAAGACAGCGTGCAAGAAATGTTCTAAGGAGACACCTCATCTTGGAATACCGAAATCTAGGTCTGCGTGTAAACGATGCAGAGCTAAGAAGATTAAATGTGATCAGGAATTTCCTAGTTGCGGCAAATGTGCCAAGGTCAACGAACCTTGCGTTTCGATAGATCCTGCTACAGGGGAAGATATCCCAAGATCATATGTTCTATTTTTGGAAGATCGATTATCTGCTATGATGCGGAGACTAAAGGAGTTTGGTGTCGACCCTGCTCAAATAAAGGGTAATATCCCAGCTACAAGTAATGATGATCCGtgtaatttgaaaatgtatAAGAATGCCAAGAAAAACAATAGGAAAGGAGGTTTCcatttgaatgatgatCTTCTGGCATCCTTTTTAATCAAGAAGGGAAAAACTTTGAAACGCGAGCCTGATAATCAGCAAGCTATTTCTCCCTCTACAAATATGGAACCTATTACCAGCCTACCTGAAACAGGTAGTTCTGTCGAATATGACACAAAACCTTTAGAATTTCAAGAGTCTAACGATCATTTTTCGAAGCTGGgatcttcaaaaatggaTGAGgcaaattcttttcttggGGACTCTTCAGGTATTTCTTTTGCTAAATTAGTCCTCACTGCAGCAAACTTCTCACCTGAATCATTGCACAATGAAgcagatgaagaaattgaacagAACTTGTCAAATTTAGTGTCAGGTGAAGCAATAGAATCTTCATTGAAGTTTGCTCCTCTAGATCTACCGACTCGTGAAGAAGCGGAACGTTGGATTGttagatttttcattgatacAAATTCTCAATTACCTATCTTCCACAGGGAattattcttgaaaaaatattttgaaccAGTATATGGTCCATGGAATCCTGAGATATCTTTAGTTTCAGATAGTAATAAGATCAATACTGCATTTGAATTACCGGAAAGTATGTTGGATTCAGCAAGAGcagatgaagatgacatCAATATTGATCCATCTATACCTTGGTATAACACATGGgaaacattgaaaaatatgggTGAAACTATAAAGCTTCCCTCTAGGCTAAAAAAGccctttttctttttgaatatcGTTTTTGCCATAGGCCATTCAACCCAGGTGTTGCTAGCTGACACTAGAAAAGTTGTGACCTTCAAAAAAAGGGCAttacatttttcaaatgttgTCTTCTCATCGAATGACAGATTGGAAGCTCTGGCCGGtacattattattagcTGATTATTCAATCATGCGACCTAGTGTGCCTGGCGTTTGGTATCTTATGGGCTCAGTTCTTCGGTTAACCGTTGATTTAGGTTTACATagtgaaattttgaattcaaattatgACCCATTTACTAGAGAAATTCGAAGAAGACTGTTTTGGAGTGTTTATGCTTTGGACAGACAGGTTTGTTCCTATTTTGGAAGACCCTTCGGAATTcctgaagaaaatattaccaCTAGATATCCAAGTATACTAGATGATTCTGTCATAGTtgccaaaaattttgtactAGATGACTATTCTGATGCAACGAGCCAATGTGCATCTTCGAAGGTAATTGCCATGGCAATGTTCAAAGTTAGAAAAATTCAGGCTGATATCGTCAAAATATTGTATGCACCAAATTCTGAACTACCGAGAGgtttttcagattttgaacAATGGAGAGATTCAGCCCGTAATAAATTGGATAAATGGTATAGTATTGAAGTTCCTAAGTCCTTTGATGCCATGAACtgtaaattcaatattttcttttttgatttaaattACCATTATAGTAAACTGATATTGTATGGATTGGCTCCTAAATGTCCTGTCTTGAACGAGAAGGCCTTTCAAATTGTGTTAGAAAGTTCAAAAGGTACAATTGATGTCTTTGATGGGCTTTGCAATAAACAGAAACTAACCTACACCTGGGTTGCAGTCCACAATATCTTTATGACAGGTATGACGTATTTGTATGTTACTTATTATGCCaataaaactttcaatGAGAACGAAGAAACTGTGAAGGAATATACAGCGAAAGTTTTGAACGTCCTGAGAAACTTAATAGGTACATGCAACGCTGCTAAAAATTGCTACAAGATGTACAAGACATTATCAGCAGTAGTTGTGAGTCTGAAATACGGTTCGAATAAGAACGTGAAGAATATTGACGCCAAAGTAACggatgaaaatgatccTCCTAATGCGGAACTTTTTTCAACAATACCTGACATCTCCAtggataattttgatattccATTGGAAGAGTTCTTTActgaattggaaaaagttAGTGCTAACAATTTAAATACAGGTACAGAACAGTCTTTAGTGATGACCGACCCGCTGCTTTCTACTGGCACAGTCCCAAATGTGCCCAAGCTCGATGCAAACAGTTTTGATGCTGCATCATTGCAAGGCAATGAAGACAATAATCTTGTGAATTTGTTATACCAGGCAACATCGCACAGTTTGTGGGATGATTTCTTCGTTAAAGGGAATGGTGTCAACAGCAATGACATGGAGATGCACATAGCACATTTCAATGGCAGTTtgtag
- the BRE2 gene encoding Bre2p (similar to Saccharomyces cerevisiae BRE2 (YLR015W); ancestral locus Anc_5.236) — MKPGVIPYQSGDFDVSNGVERPSLPQFHSTHDGFNKPHDIPLNKRNFMYVPCAPIAEFRELGYCNSEYPFEKPGFNLMDRSDGISLLENHNDIIAVKKSTGWRTARCDVSIKEGTTYWEVELLKGGAVPDMGDTDDIRRSKELVDSRSHIRFGISRREASLEAPVGFDSYSYGIRDHSLESIHKGKLIHVLEQGTPLKPGDILGFVLKLPDTKTQIEQAKEYTERRIAALNQSDLEANNNGHSSNHSVDPWNHDTSGPQKKKTRFNRAPSNKEFQKALLESIDYNNIVRDQIAIRYKNQLFFEGTDYVKTTKPEYYSSDKRERQEYYTLKDSSLAVYLNGKYLGKAFENINPFLPPFSELQYNEKFYFNYWKNGEYSDDTDFSNKDLNKSGSDINFLKSTTEGSHSTKGALLRNKYVNNNKLGYYPTVSCFNGGEAKIVTTRGDLRYLDEVIKEYGDLSIKTLDILSKEAIAEDVVWDMIDEIEEECEKK, encoded by the coding sequence ATGAAGCCCGGCGTAATCCCTTACCAATCTGGCGACTTTGATGTATCCAATGGTGTGGAACGCCCTAGTTTGCCACAATTCCATTCTACTCACGATGGCTTCAACAAGCCCCATGATATACCTTTAAATAAACGTAATTTCATGTATGTACCCTGCGCACCAATTGCCGAGTTTAGAGAGTTAGGGTATTGCAATAGCGAGTATCCTTTCGAGAAGCCAGGATTCAACCTGATGGATCGTTCTGATGGTATCTCATTGCTGGAAAATCATAACGATATCATAGCAGTCAAGAAATCCACTGGTTGGAGGACTGCAAGGTGTGATGTTAGTATTAAAGAAGGGACAACATATTGGGAAGTAGAACTTTTGAAAGGTGGCGCTGTTCCAGATATGGGAGATACCGACGATATTAGGAGATCTAAAGAGTTAGTTGATTCAAGGTCACATATAAGATTTGGTATATCGAGAAGGGAAGCAAGCTTAGAGGCCCCTGTCGGTTTCGATTCATATAGCTACGGCATAAGAGACCATTCTTTGGAATCTATACATAAGGGCAAGTTAATTCATGTGTTAGAGCAAGGTACACCGCTAAAGCCAGGTGATATTTTAGGGTTCGTTTTGAAATTGCCGGATACTAAGACTCAGATAGAGCAAGCTAAAGAGTATACTGAGAGAAGAATTGCAGCTCTAAACCAATCGGATCTAGAAGCCAATAACAATGGCCATAGTAGCAATCATAGTGTAGATCCCTGGAATCATGATACTTCAGGTCctcagaagaaaaagaccAGGTTTAATAGGGCACCGTCCAATAAAGAGTTTCAAAAGGCGCTATTGGAATCAATTGATTATAACAACATAGTTAGAGACCAAATTGCGATTAGAtataaaaatcaattattcTTTGAAGGTACCGATTACGTAAAGACAACGAAACCAGAATATTACTCTTCTgataaaagagaaagacAAGAATATTACactttgaaagattcatCGTTGGCAGTTTACTTAAATGGGAAATATTTGGGTAAAGCATTCGAAAATATCAATCCATTCCTTCCACCATTTAGTGAATTACAATATaatgagaaattttatttcaattattggaaaaatggAGAGTATTCAGATGACACCGATTTCTCCaataaagatttgaataagAGTGGTAGCGATataaactttttgaaatcaacAACCGAAGGCAGTCATTCGACTAAAGGTGCATTGCtaagaaataaatatgTTAATAACAATAAACTTGGATATTACCCTACGGTAAGCTGCTTCAACGGTGGTGAGGCCAAAATTGTCACGACTAGAGGTGATCTGAGGTACCTTGACGAAGTTATAAAGGAGTATGGAGATCTCTCCATTAAAACTTTGGACATTCTTTCAAAGGAAGCAATCGCTGAAGATGTTGTATGGGATATGAtcgatgaaattgaagaggagtgtgaaaaaaagtaa
- the IZH3 gene encoding Izh3p (similar to Saccharomyces cerevisiae IZH3 (YLR023C); ancestral locus Anc_5.197) has protein sequence MLAGWLSNSHQNDKRDGYLSYFIPTKIIPNHRTIPSAMDSISRFKRRSYNRVRRSRSHLSSHYSRFVNDAFSMLKGSEKPELVLRHPQPSHINSDTAKYVSSSYSDTISDSETQTLVNSLTSSSSLTIDSRATPVMEEDLKDLVEEKFRSISSTPELFFETTKEAKLSSEQIKSLIKIFGYDRAYELGKSEHLHYYQLPFPYRENRYIINNYRFYDSHKKSLLSIFKLHNEATNIWSHLLGAIYFLYVLFHDLPNSIIVSSSMVPTTAKLFLYLFVFASLKCMLSSTFYHTFNGTSMLKLRRKFMCVDYSGISILITSSILSIQFISLYDYPNILKFYMCASFMLGVLGIFMNWSPLFDSPEARPLRIKFFILLSSCGAFALLHLVFLEKSIFAAIDVLLPLTNKSIVWYLVGVVFYGSFIPERFRTDYIVDKSIPTTLRLSTDLSVITTEKHIHFRNEPTKSGKSGFFTLWWVDYLFCSHTLWHIFVVLGVVGHYKTLCEMFLKKWLI, from the coding sequence ATGTTAGCTGGGTGGCTGTCAAACAGTCATCAGAATGATAAGAGAGACGGTTATTTATCTTATTTCATTCCAACAAAGATAATTCCAAACCATCGCACAATACCGAGCGCAATGGATTCGATATCCAGGTTCAAGAGAAGAAGCTACAACAGAGTAAGGAGATCAAGGAGTCATTTGTCTTCTCACTACTCGAGATTTGTCAATGACGCCTTTTCCATGCTAAAGGGCTCTGAGAAACCAGAACTCGTATTGAGACATCCTCAACCTTCACATATCAATTCGGATACGGCAAAGTATGTTTCTTCGTCATATTCTGATACCATTTCAGATTCTGAAACGCAGACTTTGGTCAATTCATTGACTTCATCCTCTTCGTTGACCATTGATTCGCGGGCCACTCCAGTCATGGAAGaggatttgaaagatttagTGGAAGAGAAATTCAGATCCATTTCTTCCACTCCTGAGctattttttgaaacaactAAGGAAGCAAAACTCTCTTCCGAGCAGATTAAGTCCctaatcaaaatttttggttaCGATAGGGCTTACGAACTGGGGAAATCTGAGCATTTACATTACTACCAACTTCCATTCCCATATAGAGAAAATCGTTACATCATCAACAATTATAGATTTTATGACTCCCATAAGAAATCTTTGCTTTCAATCTTCAAATTACACAATGAAGCTACAAATATTTGGTCACATCTTTTAGGTGCTATTTACTTCCTCTATGTCCTCTTTCATGACttaccaaattcaattataGTATCCTCTTCAATGGTCCCTACTACAGCTAAACTTTTTCTGTACTTGTTCGTTTTTgcttcattgaaatgtaTGCTATCTTCCACTTTCTATCATACATTTAATGGGACCTCAATGTTGAAATTACGTCGTAAATTTATGTGTGTGGATTACAGtggaatttcaattctgaTAACTTCATCAATCTTATCCATCCAATTCATTTCATTGTACGACTATCCGAACATACTAAAATTTTACATGTGCGCATCCTTCATGCTGGGCGTTCTGGGAATATTCATGAATTGGTCTCCCTTGTTCGACAGTCCAGAAGCCAGGCCTTTaagaatcaaattcttcatcctATTAAGCTCATGTGGTGCATTTGCATTATTGCATCTAGTATTCTTGGAAAAAAGCATTTTTGCAGCTATAGATGTATTATTACCACTCACAAATAAATCCATCGTCTGGTATTTGGTCGGTGTCGTATTCTATGGTTCCTTTATACCAGAAAGATTCAGAACGGATTATATTGTTGACAAATCCATTCCAACAACTTTACGTCTATCAACCGATTTATCAGTGATTACAACAGAAAAGCATATTCATTTCCGGAATGAACCAACCAAATCCGGGAAATCTGGATTTTTCACACTTTGGTGGGTAGACTACCTATTCTGTTCCCATACCTTATGGCATATCTTTGTCGTGCTTGGTGTGGTGGGCCATTATAAAACTCTCTGTGAgatgtttttgaaaaaatggcttatttaa
- the TYS1 gene encoding tyrosine--tRNA ligase TYS1 (similar to Saccharomyces cerevisiae TYS1 (YGR185C); ancestral locus Anc_5.192), protein MTNIDPQEAYSLITKNLQEVLNPQIIKNVLEVEKRPLKLYWGTAPTGKPHCGYFVPMTKLAHFLKAGCEVTVLVADLHAFLDNMKASLDVVQYRAKYYELTIKAILKSINVPVDKLKFVVGSSYQTSSNYTMDIFRMANVCSQNDAKRAGADVVKQVANPLLSGLIYPLMQALDEEYLGVDVQFGGVDQRKIFVLAEENLEKLGYKKRAHLMNPMVPGLGQGGKMSASDPNSKIDLLEEPKQVKKKINSAFCSPGNVEENGLLSFVEYVVAPIQELKHGNGFFEFHIDRPEKFGGPITFKSFDELKQAFKDEKLSPPDLKTGVSDAINVLLAPIREAFQNSPEYQEAQAKGYPVLTPEKTKKAKKPKNKGTRYPGAQNNDKAVNDAVEKLDATKIEDK, encoded by the coding sequence atgacaaATATCGACCCACAAGAGGCTTACAGTCTCATCACAAAGAATCTTCAAGAAGTTTTAAACCCacaaatcatcaaaaatgTTCTTGAAGTCGAAAAGAGACCATTAAAATTGTACTGGGGTACCGCCCCAACTGGTAAACCACACTGTGGTTACTTCGTTCCAATGACTAAACTGGCGCATTTCTTAAAAGCTGGCTGTGAAGTTACTGTGCTTGTAGCAGACTTACACGCTTTCTTAGACAACATGAAGGCCTCTTTAGACGTTGTGCAATACAGAGCTAAGTACTACGAATTGACCATCAAGGCAATCTTAAAGAGTATTAACGTCCCAGTTGACAAGTTGAAATTCGTTGTCGGCTCATCCTATCAAACGTCCTCCAATTACACCATGGATATTTTTAGAATGGCTAATGTATGTTCTCAAAATGATGCTAAGAGAGCCGGTGCCGATGTCGTAAAACAAGTCGCAAACCCATTATTAAGTGGTCTAATTTACCCACTAATGCAAGCTTTAGATGAAGAATACTTAGGCGTCGATGTACAATTCGGTGGTGTTgatcaaagaaagattttTGTTCTTGCTGAAGAAAACTTAGAAAAGTTAGGTTACAAAAAGAGAGCTCATTTAATGAACCCAATGGTCCCAGGTTTAGGTCAAGGTGGTAAAATGTCTGCTTCTGATCCAAattctaaaattgatttactAGAAGAGCCAAAACAagttaaaaagaaaattaatagCGCTTTTTGTAGCCCAGGTAacgttgaagaaaatggtTTACTATCTTTTGTTGAATACGTTGTAGCGCCTATTCAAGAATTAAAGCATGGAAACGGTTTCTTCGAATTCCACATTGATAGACCTGAAAAATTCGGTGGTCCAATCACATTCAAGTCCTTCGATGAATTGAAACAGGCATTCAAAGACGAAAAATTGTCTCCTccagatttgaaaactgGTGTATCAGATGCCATTAATGTGTTACTAGCTCCAATCAGAGAAGCGTTCCAAAACAGCCCAGAATATCAAGAAGCTCAAGCCAAAGGTTATCCAGTTCTAACCCCAGAAAAGACTAAGAAAGCCAAGAAACCAAAGAACAAGGGTACTAGATACCCAGGTGCACAAAACAATGACAAAGCAGTCAACGATGCTgtagaaaaattagatgCAACAAAGATCGAAGACAAATAA